The window TAATATGCATCGGGTTCTTCAAGGCTTCTTCCTTGGACTTGAGGAATACCCTGACCTTTTTATCTCCATCAAGCCGATACAAACCATGCCTGTGTGTACCCAGCCAAACAGTCCCTACATCCGTCTTATTGATCGTGGTAATTACCTTGATATCGTGATCCTTAACACACTCAAAAGCCTTGTGCTGCTCATGGAATTTGAACATACCCATCAAGGTAGCCACCCATACATTTCCCTGCTGGTCTTCATATAAATGGTCTGGCTTGTTTCCGATAGCCTGTCCTGACTTGTCCAAATATTTGTAACTACCTTCAACCTGCTTGCTGGCAAGGTTGTACCTCACCAGTGCCTGTCCCGTTGCAATCCAAAGAATATCAGGGTTTAGTCTGGAAGGGGTTATCCTTCCCATTGTATTGCTTAACGCCTTCCCATGGAGTGACAGTGGCTGTACATCCATCGTATTGCCGACCCACTCACAATGGTAAATGCCATTGTCGCCCGCTGCCCAAACGCTTCCATCATGAGACTGGACAAGGTTTCGGGTATAAGCTATGTTATTGTTATCATAATAGAATATCTCTTCCCTTGCTGTATTGAGCACGCCCAAGCCAAATGTCATACTGAATAGGACATTGCCATTATTGAGCATACAAAGGGCCAATACATCATCCACAGTATTGATGGTACTGTTGACGGCATTCTTTTTCATGGTATAGGCCACAAAGGAATTGGACTCATCCTGATAAAGGTTAATCCCCCCACGTTGTGTTCCTATCCATAGTTTCCCCTGCTCGTCTTCCATAAAACAGGTAATCCGGTTACTGCTCAAGGAAGCAGGGTTATCTCCTCTGTGCTTGTAGTGTTTGAAGGTTTCGTCAGCCCGATTGTACACATAAATGCCATCGTCATCCGTACCAACCCATACTTCCCCGTTTCTTCGTTCAAGCGTACAGGTGATTTTATTGGTCTCAAACTGACTGACTGCTCTCTGTGCCAAATTTGTCAGCTCATAACCATCATATTTATACAATCCTTCCCAAGTGGAAAGCCACAGGTAACCTGTATGGTCCTGCATCACATGGTTAATACCTGAATGTCGATGGATTACTTCCCTGACCTGCGCTTTCAGGTTCCCCAAAGCACAAATGACGCTACAGATAAATGAAATAATAAATAGGTTGACTCTCATAAAAAGTAACAGTCGTGAAAAATCTCTATCCATCCCGTCAAAATATTTCTGATTCAATTTTCAGACGAGATCTCAAGAAATCCTCCTGATTACACACTTAAATAATGATTACAAATATCTGTATTTCCTACACTAATCAACATTGTACAAGTATATTTTTCCCTGTACAAAAATTCAGGCAATTGAAAATAACATTCCCAATTATCAAATAAACACTTAGCATAATCCAATTTAATCACAAACAAGCCTTTCAATTTTATGTTCATTTATTACACCAAAACATCATTTAATTACAAAATATAGCTTTCATGTAATTTTTATACCTAAAAGCACTCACTTTAAAAAGTACAATGAAATTTTAAAGTAGGAAATTTGAAACTTCTCCCACCAACCCTCCAACATTCCTTTAGCAGTTTTGTATCGGGCCACACACCCTAACGGAATAAGCAATTATTCTTGATTAGTGATGGAGATATGATGCTCCATCCATTAAACCTTTATGAGAATGCAAAAGAAATTCGAACAGCGAACGGCACATACCTGGCAGAAATGGGTTGCAATCGGCCTGTTAAGTTCCGGTTTGTTGTATGCAAATGGAACGATGGCACAAAACGCTTCGCTGGTAGATACCGAGGCCAGCAAGAAAACAGGATACCTTTACGACCAGATGCACTTACTTTCCGGCAAAGGACTCATGCTTGGGCATCAGGATGACACCTCTTATGGTGTTAACTGGTGGGATATGTCTGTCAGTAAAGGATTTGGAAAGTGGCGTAAAAACCAGCCCTCTGATACCAAACGGTCGATCGGTGTTTATCCTGCGGTGTATGGCTGGGATCTCGGGCATATCGGTGAGCCGAATAACCTTGACAAGGTGCCATTTGAAAAAGTGCGTGAGAACATCATCAAGGCATACAGAAGGGGTGGTATTAATACCGTTAGCTGGCATATGAAAAACCTGAAAACCGGTTCCAGTTCATGGGATACGACACAGGTGGTGAAAGACATGCTGCCGGGTGGTACTCTGCATGGCAAGTTCAAGGAAAAACTGGATTTGGTTGCGGACTTCTTACACTCCCTCAACTATTGGGGTGAGCCTATACCGGTACTGTTCAGACCTTGGCATGAGATGACGGGAAAATGGTTCTGGTGGGGAGAAGGAAATTGCACCACTGAAGAATACAAAGCGCTTTACAAGTTTACGGTTGAGTACCTGAGAGATGTCAAGCAAGTACATAACCTGATTTATGTTTACTCCACTGACAGGTTTGACAGTGAGGAAACCTACCTAAAATACTATCCAGGCGACGCATATGTAGATGTACTGGGCTTTGATGACTACCATAGCCTCAAACCTGAGAATAGTGCATCAGGACCTACCTTATTTGCCAAAGAAGTACAGATAGTAGTGAAACTGGCTAAGGAAAAAGGAAAACTTTCTGCCATGACTGAGACTGGCCTGATCGGCTTGCCTGACACTACTTGGTTTTCACAATCACTGCTGTCCAATATTATGAAAAGTGAGGAAGGTAAGCAGCTCAGTTATGTACTGGTGTGGCGCAATGCCAATATCGAACATGATCGACCTGACCATTTCTGTGTTCCACATGAAGGCCATCCTTCGGTAGCTGACTTCAAGGAATTCTATCAGTCACCATTTACCCTTTTTGAGGACCAGCTTCCTGACATGTACAAGAAGGTCAAGGGAAAGGATAACCAGAACGGCAAAGACAAGCAAGCCGATGCGGTTGTGCAGTAATGAAGTTTAACCTAAACCAACACACAGATGGAACTACAAGCGCTGGACCTGGTCATAATTGGGCTGTACCTGCTTTCTACTGTTATTGTGGGGCTTTGGCTCAAAAAACAGGCCTCCAAAAATATGAGCTCCTATTTCCTTGGGGGTAATACGCTCCCTTGGTATATGCTGGGGCTTTCCAATGCCTCAGGCATGTTTGATATCTCAGGTACCATGTGGATGGTGTACCTTGGTTTTGTTTACGGCCTTAAAAGTGTCTGGATTCCATGGCTCTGGCCGGTTTTCAACCAAATATTCCTGATGATTTACCTGTCTGTCTGGCTGCGGAAGTCCAATGTGCTGACAGGAGCCGAATGGATCAGAATCCGATTTGGAGATGGATTGGGAGGCAGGCTTTCACACATGGTAGTTGTGGTCTTTGCCATCCTGAGCGTACTCGGATTCTTGAGCTATGGCTTTATCGGAATCGGAAAGTTTATTGAGATTTTTGTGCCTTGGGATAGCATTTCTGCCTACGTGCCCTTTGAGGTTTCAGCAGAGAATGTCCCCAAACTCTATGGTATTGCCTTTACAGCAATTGCCACATTCTATGTGGTAATGGGGGGAATGCTAAGCATTGTATGGACAGACGTGATACAGTTCTTTATCATGACACTTTCAGCCTTGGTTATCGCAGGTATTGCGATGTCAAAGGTATCTCCTGAAATGCTGGATGCTATAACCCCTGAGGGATGGAGCAATCCTTTCTTTGGTCTTTCACTGGATATGGACTGGTCTGGGCTGATTCCTGCCGTCAATGAGAAAATTGACAGCGACGGTTTTTCCCTGTTCTCCCTGTTCTTTATGATGATGCTTTTCAAGGGCATCTTTGCTTCCATGGCAGGTCCTGCTCCAAACTTTGACATGCAAAAGGTATTGTCTACCAAGTCTCCGAAAGAGGCGGCGAAGATGTCAGGATTTGTTTCACTGGTACTGCTTTTTCCCCGCTACCTGATGATTACAGGGTTTACTGTACTGGCACTGGTATTCTTCAGTGATACTATCAATACGACAGGCAGCTCATTTGACTTTGAGAATATCTTGCCTATGGCTATCAAGGAGTTTGTACCATCAGGGCTGATGGGCTTACTGTTGGCAGGTTTGCTTGCGGCCTTTATGTCAACCTTTGCCTCGACAGTCAATGCAGCGCCTGCCTATATTGTCAACGATATTTACTTACGATATATCAATCCTAAAGCAGGACGAAAACTGCAAATGAGAGCCAGTTACCTGATTTCCACACTTGTGGTTGTGATCAGTACCATCATTGGCTTTTATGTACAGGACATCAATTCTGTACTGCAATGGATCGTATCTGCGCTTTATGGTGGCTACATCGCTGCCAATATGCTGAAATGGTACTGGTGGAGATTCAACGGATATGGTTTCTTCTGGGGAATGGCGGCAGGCATTTTAGCCGCTATGGTCTTCCCGATGATCTTCCCTAATACACTGGAGCTTTACTACTTCCCTTTACTCTTCGCAGTTTCATTGGCGGGCAGTATTCTGGGTTCTCTATTGACTCCTCCTACAGAAGAAGAAACACTGATTGCCTTTTACCGCAAGGTCAGACCTTGGGGATTCTGGAAGCCGGTACATGACAAGGTAATCGCTCAATACCCTTCCTTTAAAGGAAACAAGGATTTCAAAAGAGATATGGTCAATGTGGCTGTCGGCATTGTATGGCAAACAACGCTTACAATTATGCCCGTCTATATCGTGATCAAAGAAGGAATGGGATTCGCAGCCACTGCCGTAATATTCCTGATCTCTGCCCTTATCCTGAAGAAAAACTGGTGGGATAATTTGGACAAGGCATGCGAAACAGATGAGTCAACTCCAATCAGGAAAGAAGAGGCCCTAGCCGAATAAGACATTCAACATTTGAGATAAAAATATTAATACAGCAATGAAAACATTTGAAACAAAACTAAAGGCATTGATCAATGAACAAGAGGCATTGATCAGCCAGAAAAATACACCAAAAGCCGCTTACAACGGTATCTATGATCGCTACGAAAATCCTGTTCTGACAAGGGCACATGCCCCTTTGCACTGGCGTTATGACATGAACCCTGACACCAACCCATTCCTGATGGAAAGGATTGGTATCAATGCCACATTCAATGCAGGTGCCATCAAGTTCAACGGCAAATACATTGTTGTAGCAAGGGTAGAAGGTAACGACCGCAAGTCATTCTTTGCGGTGGCAGAAAGTCCTAACGGAATTGACAACTTCCGCTTCTGGGACTATCCGGTTGTATTGCCTGAAACAGATGAGCCTGACACCAACGTCTACGACATGCGTCTGACGCAGCACGAGGATGGATGGATTTATGGACTGTTCTGTACTGAAAGAAAAGACCCAAAAGCTCCTCAAGGCGATACTTCTTCTGCTGTGGCACAATGTGGCATTGCCCGCACAAAGGATCTCAAAACTTGGGAAAGACTACCTGACCTGATCACCTATTCAGGGCAGCAGCGCAATGTGGTATTGCACCCTGAGTTTATTGACGGGAAATACGCACTCTATACACGTCCGCAGGATGGCTTCATCGATACAGGTTCCGGCGGGGGCATTGGTTTCGGGTTAACGGATTCCATGGAAAATGCCGAAATCAAGGAAGAGTCCATTATCCACAACAAGACTTACCACACCGTCTATGAGGTGAAAAATGGACAGGGACCTGCTCCAATCAAGACCGAAAATGGCTGGCTGCATCTGGCACATGGCGTACGAAATACAGCAGCTGGACTTCGCTACACGCTCTATATGTTTATGACAAGTCTAGAAGATCCTTCAAAAATCATTGCCGTTCCGGGTGGACACTTTATCGCTCCTTACAGCGAAGAGAGAGTGGGTGATGTACCCAATGTCACTTTCGCAAATGGGTGGATTGCAGACGAGGATGGCAAAGTGTTTATCTACTACGCATCCTCTGATACAAGATTGCACGTAGCCACATCTACCATTGACCAATTGATAGATTACTGCCTGAACACCCCACAGGATGGTTTGCGTTCTGATGCTTCTGTGCAGACCATATGCCAACTGGCAGAAAAGAACCTTGCCTTTATGAACCAATTTGCCAATCAGGATTAATGACCATTAAAATGAATCAATATAAATCAGCCATAGAAAAAGAACTGAAGGATAATATCCTTCAGTTTTGGCTCAAGTACACCATAGATAAAGAAAGTGGTGGATTCTATGGCTATATCAGCTATGACAATCAGGTAAAAAGGTTTGCACCAAAGGGTGCGGTGCTTAACGCCCGCATCCTTTGGACATTTGCGGAGGCTTACCAACACTTCAAGCAGCCTGAATACCTACAAGCAGCCAAACGTGCCTTCGACTATATTCGCCAATATTTTATAGATGAGGAATATGGAGGTGTGTACTGGATGGTAGATCATCAGGGCAATCCATTGGAAACCAAAAAACAGGTCTATGCCGTTGCTTTCACCATCTATGCTTTTGCTGCCTATTATAAGGCAACCAATGACAATACCGCATTGATGGATGCACTAACACTTTTCAATGACCTTGAAAAGTATGCTTTTGACAGCATCAAAGGAGGTTACTATGAGGCTTTCAGCAGGGAATGGGAACTGCTGGAAGACTTGAGATTGAGTGACAAGGATGCCAACGAGGCTAAAACCATGAACACACACCTCCATGTGCTGGAAGCCTATACCACGCTATATGAGGTTAGCAAGGACAGGCAAGTAAAAAGACAGCTAGAGCACCTGATTGCTCTATTTGAGGAGAAAATCATCAATGAAAATGCTCATTTCAATCTCTTCTTTGATGAGAACTGGGTTCTGAAATCTTCCGCTGTTTCTTATGGTCATGATATTGAAGGCTCATGGCTGCTGGAAGAAGCAGCAAGGGCACTGGAAGATCAACCCACTTTGGAGCGTATCAGGAAAACAAGCCTTAAGATGGCATCCGTGACGTTGGAAGAAGGGCTTGACCAGAATGGTGCTGTACTGAATGAACTGCATGGAGATGGCACGTTGGATGATGAGCTCCACTGGTGGCCACAGGCTGAAGGTACAGTCGGTTTTCTAAACGCCTACCAGCTTTCATCAGACCCCAAATACCTTGATGCGGCTTTCAGGCTGTGGGATTTTATACAGGGTCGCCTTATCAACAAGGAATATGGTGAGTGGTATTGGAGGGTTGATGCCAATGGAATACCAAACCTGAATGATGAAAAAGTAGGTCCTTGGAAATGTCCATACCACAATGGAAGGGCTTGTCTTGAATTGCTTTACAGAATCAAGCAGCTGGAGGATATTTCACAAACTTCAGCACAATAATGGTGTGCCCTTCGGGGCATCATTATTTACTCTAAAACTAACTTAACCGATGATGAACTAATGAAAATGAAAAAAATTTTAATCTACTCACTGATCCTCTCGATCATACCATTCACATTTTCCTGCAATACATTCAAGAACAGCTTTGTCCGTACCCAAAACACCCAGTTTGTTGTAGGCAACAAGCCCTATTACTTTGTGGGCACCAACTACTGGTATGGCATTACCCTTGGCATGGCAGGCGAAAAAGGAGACAGGGAAAGACTCAACAGGGAACTGGACCAGATGCAGAAAATGGGCATTACCAACCTGCGTATCCTTGCCTCATCTGAAGGTGCTGCCGATGCTCCCTGGCGTGTCCAACCTGCCGTACAAACTGCTGCAGGTGTTTATGACGAGCAAGTTCTTGAAGGGTTGGATTACCTGCTTGTTCAGATGAGAAAAAGGGGAATGAAAGGCGTAATGGTACTCAATAACTTCTGGGCATGGTCTGGCGGTATGGTACAATACCTTGAGTGGAGCGGAAAAGGCCCTGTTCCCTACCCATTTGACGGTAGCCATTCCTGGAACGAATACATCTCCTATGCCAAGCAATTCTATACTGACAAGGGAGCCATGCAACAGTTTGAGGCTTTCCTTGCCATGCTGATCAACCGAACCAACAGCATCAATGGCAAAGCTTACAAGGAAGACCCTACTATTATGGCTTGGCAGCTGGCCAATGAACCCAGAGGTTACGACCAAAGAGAAGCTTACCTGAAATGGGTGGACCATACTGCTTCTTACATCAAGTCATTGGACAGCAAACACCTGGTTTGCATTGGCACAGAAGGCAACACACCGGGCAAGGATGCCGGAACTGATGTATATTCAGATAACCTTTCTAACCAAATCGACTATGTAACCATGCATATCTGGATTCAGAACTGGAGCTGGTTTGACCCAACAAAAGCTGAAACCACATATCCTGAAGCACTGGTAAAGGTCGATGACTATTTCAAAAAACATATCGAGGCTGGCCAGCAACTGAATAAGCCAGTAGTGCTGGAAGAGTTCGGCATCAGCAGGGACCATAATGACCACAAGCCGTCTGCAACCATTGAATGGAGAGATAAATACTACGGCTACCTGTTCAACAAAAGCTGGGATGCGATAAAAGGCAATTCACCATTGACTGGCATCAACTTCTGGTCGTATGCAGGTGAGGGCAGACCTAACAACCCTGAAGGATTCTGGCAAAAGGGTGATGACCTGATCGGTGACCCTCCACACGAGCCACAAGGCTGGTACTCGGTTTATGACCAGGATACCACGACAATTGATATCATTTCAGGCTATGCCGAAAAAATCAATGATTTCAGCAAGCAAGCTGAATTGCTTCAGAAAAAGGCTGTCAAGCAGCAGGAGCAAACTTCACGATAAACCTATTGGACAATTCAACACATCATTTTTTAATTCGATAAATATGAAAAAGTTACTGATAAGTATCGCAGCTATCCTCTGTACAATTGGCTCATTGCAGGCTCAAAAGTTTGATGGACTGGCTAAAACCCCTCCTATGGGATGGAACAGCTGGAATACATTTGCGACTGATATCAATGAACAGCTGGTAAAGGATATTGCGGATTCATTTGTCAAGTATGGGTTAAAAGATGCGGGCTATGAATATATCGTACTAGATGACGGTTGGATGACAAAAGAGCGTGACCAGAACGGAAACCTTGTTCCTGACCCTAAAAAGTTTCCTAATGGAATGAAGGCACTGGCAGATTACGTTCACGCAAAAGGCCTGAAATTCGGACTATACAACTGTGCAGGTGCACAGACTTGTGCAGGTTACCCTGGAAGCCGTGGCTATGAGTATCAGGATGCCCAAAAATATGCTGAATGGGGTGTTGATTTCCTGAAATATGATTGGTGTAATACAGAAAAGCTGAATGCAGAAGGTGCCTACATGACAATGAGGGATGCCTTGTACAAGGCAGGAAGACCTGTGGTATTCAGTATCTGCGAATGGGGCGACAATGAGCCTTGGGAATGGGCGGAGAATATCGGTCACCTTTGGAGAGTCTCAGGCGATATCATCAACTGCTGGGACTGTGAAGTGGGACATGGCTCATGGTCTTCATGGGGTGTTTGGAAAATCATCAATATGCATCAGAACATCCGTAAGCATGCAGGCCCTGGTCACTGGAATGACCTGGATATGATGGAGGTAGGTAACGGCATGACGGACGCTGAAGACCGCAGCCACTTTGCCATGTGGTCAGTTATGGCATCACCACTGATCTTGGGTAACGACCTTAGAACCGCCTCAAAAGAAACCCTTAAGACACTAACCAACAAGGAAGTGATTGCCATCAATCAGGATGAGTTGGGGATTCAGGGATTCAGGTTTACCAACGAGCATAATGTGGAAGTTTGGATCAAGCCACTTAAAAACGATGAGTGGGCATTTGTCTTTGTCAATATGAATGACGAGCCTTACGAACTGAACTTTGACTGGAAAAAACACGGCATCGGCGATGATGTCAATGGCAAATGGCTAGATTTGAGTGCCAATAACCTAAAGGTAAGGGACTTGTTCAACCAAAAAGACCTTGGCGCTACAGACAAAAGTCTGAAAGCAACCATCGGTGTACACGATGTACTGATGATCAAGCTTAGCAATGACAGTCTATAAACGATAACCTGACAGGAAGCAGTGACTAGCCACTGCTTCCTGTCCAAAAACAACACTGAAACCATGAACCATCTGAAAACTTTACTTTGCCTGCTGCTGCTCACCTTCTCCTTTGATCTGTTTGCCAATATCTCCCTTCCGTCCATCTTTGGTCACCATATGGTATTGCAACAGCAGGAGACCGTCAACTTTTGGGGGTGGGGCAAACCTGGAGAAGAAGTGCATATCACTTGCAGCTGGTCTCCTGAAACGGATTACAAGACCATTGTCTCAAACCTCGGCAAATGGAATATTGATGTCAGTACGCCTGAAGCTGGTGGCCCATTCAATATTCATATAAAAGGTTATAACGCCATTGATATCGAGGATGTACTGATCGGAGAAGTATGGCTCGGCAGTGGACAATCCAATATGGAATGGACACCTGCCTTGGGTATAGACAATGCGGAAGAAGAGAAAGTAAAAGCCAATTATCCTGAAATCAGGTTCTTCAATGTATTGAGCAGTACAGCTGACACACCTCAGCAACAGTTGCATGGAGAGTGGGTAAAGTGTACGCCTGAATCCATGTACTACTTCAGTGCCTTGCTTTACTTCTTTGGCAGAGAGCTGCACCAACAGATGAACGTCCCTGTAGGTCTTATCAATTCTTCTTGGGGAGGAACACCCGTAGAGGTCTGGATCCATGAGAGTGCCATCCAGAATGACCGTATTCTGGCTAAAAATGCTTCCCTTCTGCAGGAAATGTCATGGGGACCTCATCAGCCCGGCAAGGCATACAATACAATGATTCACCCACTTATCCCTTACAAGATTAAAGGTGCATTGTGGTATCAGGGGGAGACCAATACAGCCAACCCTCACCACTATGCCCGTACACTCAAAACACTGATTGAGACATGGAGAGCGGAATGGGGCTACGACTTCCCGTTCTACTATGCCCAGATTGCACCATATAGAGACTATGGAAATGACAATGTAAATGGTGCGGTAGTTAGGGATCAGCAAAGAAAAGTCATGGAGCTGGTTCCGAATACAGGTATGGTCGTTACTTCTGATATCGGAAACCTGGACAATATCCACCCTGGCAACAAACAGGATGTAGGTAAAAGATTAGCGACGTGGGCTTTGAGCAAACAGTACGGAAAAGTAGGCTATGCATTTTCAGGCCCTGCCTATAAAGCTTATGAACTGAAACAAGATAAAATTATACTGTCTTTTGACTATGCAGAAAGTGGTCTGGTAGCCAAAGGAGGAGATCTGAAAGCGTTTGAAATACAAGGCGATGACGAAAAATGGTATTCGGCAAGTGCTAAAATAAAAGGTAATAAAGTAACGGTTTGGAGTGATAAAGTCTCCCACCCTACAGCTGTCAGGTACGGCTATAGCAATGATTCTGATCCAAAATTATTTAATGAATCAGGTTTACCCGCTTCCTGTTTTCTATTCTATATTAACTCACCTGAATTATAGAATAGCTAATTACAAATAGTTGAAAAGAAAAAGCGAACCGCCCTAACTTTGGCCAGTTCGCTTTTTTTGTGAGTCTTCCAACTCAATATTATTATTCTACCTCCTTGGCAGGTGTCTCAGGCTTACCTTCCATCAATTCATACATCTTGATAGCAAACTGCTCCCCCATATCAATGTAACCCGCACTGGTATAGTGCCAAGGGTCAGAGTATTCGTAGAACTTGGTTGTTCTTACGATTGCTGCTTTGCTGTCTGTTCTAACAAACTTCTCTTGCGCATAACGAACAATATCTCCATAATTCCAAACAGCTCCATCTTCCTTGTCATTGAAGGAATCTGTAATCTTACCGATTACCACTGGCAGGTCATCTGTCAGCAGGCTTGCTCTCAGCAAATCCATCAGCTGCTTTAGGTTGTCGTGGTAACGGTAAGCTACTTCCTCATTGTAATCACCGTCACTTTCCCCTTGCATCCAAAGGATTCCGGCAGGTTTCAGGATATCCTCTTTTCCATCGCCATCAATATCCTTTACACTGTATGCATTTCTGATTGTTGCTAATGCATGGTCATACTGGTTAATACCTGTTTTTCCATCAAAATCAGGAGTCCAGCAGCCGGCGTAACGGGCAGCCATACTGTCAATGGAAGTTCCGCCTCTTGAATACTTGATCAGGGCGATTTTCTCATTTGGATACAACTCCTGCAACTTTTTGGCAAATGTCATCTCCAAACCAAAACGGTCAGCATGGTTGTTTTTCTTCTCAGTAGCTGTAAAGCCTACGCCATGTCCTGGCTGTAGTTGTTCCCACTGTCCAACACTTCCACCTTCAACCTGATCGTCTGCGGCTGAGTTGCCATGAAAAATCCAAACATTCTTGAACTTGGATTTCAGGTTAGATGGTAAGTCCTTGTTGTAGCCATAGCCATCCATATTGGACTGACCTGCCAACAGAAATACTTTCACCGTATCTTTTTCAGCCTTTTTCTGACCAATTGCCAGAGCTGGGATCAGGAACATAAAAAGTATTCCCAGAGATTTAAGATTTCTCATTTTCAATTTATCATTTAGTGCTTGTTACTTAGTTCAACGTGAACTATGGATTCGTTTCGTGGCTTATTGCATACATCTGGTCGATGGAATAATCGCGCGTGCAACAGCCATCACTATTGTATCTTGCCCATTCATGGCAAAAATTCCGAAGGAACGAGATATAATAGCGATGGGTAATATCCATCGTTTAAATCAGCCATTACTGCTTTGGTGCTGCAATGGTGAGTGTAAACTCCTTCAGTCCATCAGCTGTGGCTTTTAGGGTAACATCCTCTCCTGTTCCATCAAACTGGACGATCACCTGAGCCAGACCATTGAACAATGAACGGTTCCATTTTGGTGCTGCCGTTATCAGCTGAATTGTACCCGGCACTTTATTCGCCTCATCCCACTGGTTCTTTTTCGGCAGCGGCTCCCCTACAATTACGAGCTTGTTTTCACCTTCCTTAAAGAGTTCACGCTTCAATACTATCTCATTCTCACCATCTTTGCGACCAACGTTTTGTCCATTCAAGTAAACCATAGTATTGTTGGCTACCTTCTGGCAGAACCAACTGATTTCAGCATTTTCAAATGCTCCTTTTTCAAGGTTGAAAGTGCTGATCAATGCCTTCTCCGTACCGGAAAATCCTGTGCCTGACTCAGAAACAATTGATAATGATTGCATCAGTTCCTCAGTCAGTTCAGTTACTTTTACCTCCGGAAGTTCCAGCAGTTGGCGCTTATCTACATATTGCTCAAGCTCAACACCTGTTGGATCACCGTTGCCAACCCCAATAAGCTTACCTCCTCCTTCAATCTCAAAGGTGATGTTGTTGCCAGCGGTTGGTACCTGCAAGCCTTTCTTGTCTTCTACTGAGACCTTTACCATGGCAACATCATGATGTGTTGCAGCCTCCATCTTGATTCTGGCAGGAGCTCCAGTCGTCTTGTGCTTCGTTTCCTTGATCTTCTTACCCTTGGCATCATAGCCAATTGCCTTGATCTCACCTGCCTTGTATTTCACCTGCCACTCCAGATGGCCATTGGTTTCCATCGCTTTTCTGCCAAGGCTTTTGCCATTCAGGAACAATTCCACTTCAGTACAATTGCTGTACACCCAAACTGGAACTTCCTCACCTTCTTTACCTTCAAGGTTCCAATGAGGAAGAATATGCAAGACGGTCTCCTTATCTTGCCACCATGATTTCAGGTAAAAGACATTGT of the Limibacter armeniacum genome contains:
- a CDS encoding sodium:solute symporter family protein, with the protein product MELQALDLVIIGLYLLSTVIVGLWLKKQASKNMSSYFLGGNTLPWYMLGLSNASGMFDISGTMWMVYLGFVYGLKSVWIPWLWPVFNQIFLMIYLSVWLRKSNVLTGAEWIRIRFGDGLGGRLSHMVVVVFAILSVLGFLSYGFIGIGKFIEIFVPWDSISAYVPFEVSAENVPKLYGIAFTAIATFYVVMGGMLSIVWTDVIQFFIMTLSALVIAGIAMSKVSPEMLDAITPEGWSNPFFGLSLDMDWSGLIPAVNEKIDSDGFSLFSLFFMMMLFKGIFASMAGPAPNFDMQKVLSTKSPKEAAKMSGFVSLVLLFPRYLMITGFTVLALVFFSDTINTTGSSFDFENILPMAIKEFVPSGLMGLLLAGLLAAFMSTFASTVNAAPAYIVNDIYLRYINPKAGRKLQMRASYLISTLVVVISTIIGFYVQDINSVLQWIVSALYGGYIAANMLKWYWWRFNGYGFFWGMAAGILAAMVFPMIFPNTLELYYFPLLFAVSLAGSILGSLLTPPTEEETLIAFYRKVRPWGFWKPVHDKVIAQYPSFKGNKDFKRDMVNVAVGIVWQTTLTIMPVYIVIKEGMGFAATAVIFLISALILKKNWWDNLDKACETDESTPIRKEEALAE
- a CDS encoding AGE family epimerase/isomerase, producing MNQYKSAIEKELKDNILQFWLKYTIDKESGGFYGYISYDNQVKRFAPKGAVLNARILWTFAEAYQHFKQPEYLQAAKRAFDYIRQYFIDEEYGGVYWMVDHQGNPLETKKQVYAVAFTIYAFAAYYKATNDNTALMDALTLFNDLEKYAFDSIKGGYYEAFSREWELLEDLRLSDKDANEAKTMNTHLHVLEAYTTLYEVSKDRQVKRQLEHLIALFEEKIINENAHFNLFFDENWVLKSSAVSYGHDIEGSWLLEEAARALEDQPTLERIRKTSLKMASVTLEEGLDQNGAVLNELHGDGTLDDELHWWPQAEGTVGFLNAYQLSSDPKYLDAAFRLWDFIQGRLINKEYGEWYWRVDANGIPNLNDEKVGPWKCPYHNGRACLELLYRIKQLEDISQTSAQ
- a CDS encoding glycoside hydrolase family 26 protein, whose product is MQKKFEQRTAHTWQKWVAIGLLSSGLLYANGTMAQNASLVDTEASKKTGYLYDQMHLLSGKGLMLGHQDDTSYGVNWWDMSVSKGFGKWRKNQPSDTKRSIGVYPAVYGWDLGHIGEPNNLDKVPFEKVRENIIKAYRRGGINTVSWHMKNLKTGSSSWDTTQVVKDMLPGGTLHGKFKEKLDLVADFLHSLNYWGEPIPVLFRPWHEMTGKWFWWGEGNCTTEEYKALYKFTVEYLRDVKQVHNLIYVYSTDRFDSEETYLKYYPGDAYVDVLGFDDYHSLKPENSASGPTLFAKEVQIVVKLAKEKGKLSAMTETGLIGLPDTTWFSQSLLSNIMKSEEGKQLSYVLVWRNANIEHDRPDHFCVPHEGHPSVADFKEFYQSPFTLFEDQLPDMYKKVKGKDNQNGKDKQADAVVQ
- a CDS encoding glycoside hydrolase family 130 protein, whose amino-acid sequence is MKTFETKLKALINEQEALISQKNTPKAAYNGIYDRYENPVLTRAHAPLHWRYDMNPDTNPFLMERIGINATFNAGAIKFNGKYIVVARVEGNDRKSFFAVAESPNGIDNFRFWDYPVVLPETDEPDTNVYDMRLTQHEDGWIYGLFCTERKDPKAPQGDTSSAVAQCGIARTKDLKTWERLPDLITYSGQQRNVVLHPEFIDGKYALYTRPQDGFIDTGSGGGIGFGLTDSMENAEIKEESIIHNKTYHTVYEVKNGQGPAPIKTENGWLHLAHGVRNTAAGLRYTLYMFMTSLEDPSKIIAVPGGHFIAPYSEERVGDVPNVTFANGWIADEDGKVFIYYASSDTRLHVATSTIDQLIDYCLNTPQDGLRSDASVQTICQLAEKNLAFMNQFANQD